One region of Oryza glaberrima chromosome 7, OglaRS2, whole genome shotgun sequence genomic DNA includes:
- the LOC127778979 gene encoding uncharacterized protein LOC127778979, producing MSSEIIMSSKRPCRESEEEDERHCSSSNSSNTKKKKRACRESEEKDERHCSSSSSSTKKKNLMLGLVPCSSHNHNHKQRHLYLVLDDWEAGYSIHKVVDDDFGARPAAAAAAKHNPLIRIQAQHAYSRFFAAHGTKIIAMHPASFSPGIPVFDTRTLEMAVYPPPKSRSIICPPVYASVGDRLVTFVHQYLEVLGPHPPRSAAADDDDEPEPPPWSWTTVEPLPQFHSGLVTGYALHPDGRTIFMSIQDCVTFGTRKSTFSFDAGRLEWTRVGDWMLPFEGQAHYDRELDAWVGICRYGEGTGHLCCCDVPPSPTADAACTTTTLPAWKFCKEVMFKKGFTGHWGATLVYMGDSRFCLVDCRVPYDCDVRTTLRVLTITSFGLKYDKAGELVTTRYRAYASFSYQIAGKFKRLEDPIAF from the coding sequence ATGTCATCAGAAATAATAATGTCGTCCAAGAGGCCATGCAGAGAGtcagaggaggaagacgaacgccattgcagcagcagcaacagcagcaatacgaagaagaagaagagggcgtGCAGAGAGTCAGAGGAGAAAGACGAACGccattgcagcagcagcagcagcagcacgaagAAGAAGAACCTAATGCTGGGCTTGGTTCCCTGCAGCTCTCACAACCACAACCACAAGCAGCGTCACCTGTACCTGGTGCTGGACGACTGGGAGGCAGGGTACAGCATCCACAAGGTTGTCGACGACGACTTTGgcgcccgccccgccgccgccgccgccgccaagcacAACCCGCTCATCCGCATCCAGGCGCAGCACGCCTACTCAAGGTTCTTCGCTGCCCACGGCACCAAGATCATTGCCATGCATCCCGCCAGCTTCAGCCCTGGCATCCCTGTGTTCGACACCCGGACCCTCGAGATGGCGGTGTACCCTCCCCCTAAGAGCAGATCCATCATCTGTCCACCCGTGTATGCCTCCGTCGGCGACAGGCTCGTCACATTCGTCCACCAATATCTCGAGGTGCTGGGGCCCCATCCAccacgctccgccgccgccgacgacgacgatgagccgGAGCCGCCACCGTGGTCCTGGACCACCGTGGAGCCACTCCCGCAATTCCACTCCGGCCTCGTCACCGGCTACGCCTTGCACCCGGATGGGCGCACCATCTTCATGTCCATCCAGGATTGCGTTACGTTTGGCACGCGTAAATCCACCTTCAGCTTCGACGCGGGGCGCCTCGAGTGGACCCGCGTCGGCGACTGGATGCTGCCGTTCGAGGGCCAAGCTCACTACGACCGTGAGCTGGACGCCTGGGTCGGGATCTGCCGCTACGGTGAAGGAACCGGGCATCTCTGTTGCTGCGACGTCCCTCCTTCGCCCACAGCCGATGCTGCTTGTACCACCACCACCTTGCCTGCATGGAAGTTTTGCAAGGAGGTGATGTTCAAGAAGGGCTTCACCGGGCACTGGGGGGCTACGCTCGTGTACATGGGCGACAGCAGGTTCTGCCTGGTGGATTGCCGGGTGCCTTATGACTGTGACGTCCGCACCACCCTCCGTGTGCTCACCATCACCTCCTTTGGTCTCAAGTATGATAAGGCCGGTGAACTGGTCACCACTCGGTACCGTGCTTACGCATCGTTCTCATACCAGATTGCTGGCAAATTTAAGAGACTCGAGGATCCTATAGCATTCTGA